From the genome of Candidatus Poribacteria bacterium:
CTAAAAGCACAGCACGCTCAATTGTGTTCTCTAACTCTCGTACATTGCCGGGCCAGTCATAGCTCATTAACAATTGTAACGCACCGGTGGAAAATCCTGAGACCGGCTTATCAGCAGCCTTGGCATATTCTTGCAAAAAATGGTGTCCTAACAGGGGGATGTCTTCACGCCGTTCTTTGAGAGATGGAATCGGTATTGGAAAACCGGCAATACGATAAAAAAGGTCTTCGCGGAACCGACCGGCTTTTACTGCAGCTTCGAGATCCTGGTTCGTCGCTGCGATTACCCGAACGTTGATGGGAATGTTGCCCGTGCCCCCGACACGCTGAATTTCTCGTTCCTGCAGCACACGCAACAATTTGGCTTGAACCAGCGGCTGCATATCAGCGATTTCATCAAGAAAGATGGTTCCCCCATTCGCGCTCTCAAATTTCCCAATTCTTTGCACCGTCGCGCCGGTGAAGGAGCCACGTTCATGTCCAAAAAGTTCGCTTTCAATAAGAGACTCTGGAATAGCAGCGCAGTTGACATCGACAAAGGGTCCCGCTTTTCGTAGGCTATTAAAATGGATGGCTTTTGCGACGAGTTCCTTGCCTGTACCGCTCTCTCCCTGAATCAGAACGGTAATATTGCTTTCGATCGCTTGTTGCATAAGGACGTAAACCGCCTTCATCGCTTCGCTCTTGCCGATAATCTTATCAAACGCATATTTCATTTCGAGTTCAGTGCGTAAACGAGAGACTTCAACCTTCATCTGGCTAATTTCGATCTCTTTGGAGATGTCCCGAAAAACGATAATCCGCCCGATGACCTTCTGCTCAATATCGTATACCGGCGCTGTGAATCGGTAGAGCATTTTGCGTTCGGGTCGGCGAACCTCAGCGACCTCTTCAAACACCTTCTCAGGCCGTGCGAGAAGTTGAGTTTCTGCCTCTTCAAAGCGTCCCGGTTCCTGGAAGTACCCTTTAACATGCTTACCTAACTCCTCCGGCGACATCTGCTTCAGTACATCCGTTGTCAATTCAAACATCTCCTCATATCCCCGATTTGCGAACTGCAGATGTCCTGTGACATCAAACA
Proteins encoded in this window:
- a CDS encoding sigma 54-interacting transcriptional regulator, with the translated sequence MEFKKDWNYRVLVVDDQREIHQDFEEMLTPGVAGSSTDDLAEAFASEVDESFLPKFKLLHARSGSEAYDIVKTTIETGDPIAVAYVDIRMPPGMDGIETTQRIRAIDENIEIVLMSAYTDKSLGEIVHEMDLLHKLLYIRKPFAREEIQQITLALAEKWNVESELGDKRRQLEISNQRLKSVLDSTGDAIAMFDVTGHLQFANRGYEEMFELTTDVLKQMSPEELGKHVKGYFQEPGRFEEAETQLLARPEKVFEEVAEVRRPERKMLYRFTAPVYDIEQKVIGRIIVFRDISKEIEISQMKVEVSRLRTELEMKYAFDKIIGKSEAMKAVYVLMQQAIESNITVLIQGESGTGKELVAKAIHFNSLRKAGPFVDVNCAAIPESLIESELFGHERGSFTGATVQRIGKFESANGGTIFLDEIADMQPLVQAKLLRVLQEREIQRVGGTGNIPINVRVIAATNQDLEAAVKAGRFREDLFYRIAGFPIPIPSLKERREDIPLLGHHFLQEYAKAADKPVSGFSTGALQLLMSYDWPGNVRELENTIERAVLL